The DNA window CCCATCACCCCCCagctccatcccctgcccccccgaccccagtcaggctgcttATTGCCCCCAGAGAAGTTCAGGGTAACGATGGAGGGACGctgcagctgcccccagcccaagtgGGGCTCCGTCTCCTGTGGGGTGGCTGCCAGGAAATGCTCGTCTCCTGGCTGTGACCCACCCCCCATGCAAAACCCCAGGAGAGCGAATTTAGAATGGCTGTCCCTTCACGCAGAGCAGCTCCTGTTTCTGTAGGTCCTACAGAAAGCGTGTGCTGTGCTCTGGTGCTGGCTCTGCTGAGGGTACAGGGCCTGCTCCAGGgaccccagcccagggaaggggctCACCGTGTGGAAGTCGACGTCAAAGAGGGTGGAGCCGAATCCCGGCCACTCCCGCACCAGCGCCAGGTAGGCGGCCATGGCCTCGGCCCGGCCCATGCCCTGCAGCAGCTTCCATTTGTCCACAATGGCAGCCATCACGCTGGCGCCCTCCTCGCGCAGGCGGCCCTGCAGCTTCTGGTCCTGCTCCGCCTGCTGCTTGGCCAGCgagtggccccagggcagggcgcCGGCCAGCAGCCCTGCACGGAGGCGGGCGCCGGGGCACCTGGGCAGGCCCTGGCAGGAGGCCCGGAGGCGGGAGTGCAGTGCGTGGACGGGGAAGAGCTCCTCCGGGCGGGGCACGGGGGCGTGCGTGGAGAAGTCGCTGTTGAGACTCTGCAGGCGCAGGGCGGCCAGGGACTGCAGCGTGTCCTCCGACGTGGGCACGTAGCCCCGGATCACCATCTCGTgggcctggggggggaggggggggtgtcagcCAGGGAGCggtccgggggggtgggggggtgtccgCCAGGGAGCAGTCtgggggggagccagggagcagaccTAGCAGGGAACAAGGGCTTGGGGGGGATTCAGCCGTGGAGCACCCTGCGGGGTGTGGGGAGAGACTGGTGAGTCGCCTGCCCTCCACACCCCACATGCATTAACTCATTCAACCCCCTGGGGTGGGCTGTGGCAGCTGGGTCGGGAAGCACCGGGGGTCCTGGGCCAGGACACGGGGGGTGAcgcagtggcaggagctcagAGCTGCAGCACTGCCCCGCTTGCCTGGCGCCTTGGGGCAGGGTACTGGGAGCCCCGTCACAAGCAGCTGCCCGGCTCAGCCCAGGCCGGGGCCCGGCTCCTACCTGCTCGAAGAGGAGGGCGAACTCCACGCTGTCCCGGGGCACGTTCTCCGTGTCCAGGAAGCCGTAGTGCTTGAAGCAGAGTCTCCAGGTCGAGTCCTGCgtcctctcctcccctgccaggCTGGGCGAGGCCGAAGAGACACACAGCGCCCGTTAGCACCAGGCCATGCAGCCCCCCAGGCCTCCTCCTGGGACAAACGAGCCCCCCGAGCCCAGGCAGAACTGTGCTATCGTCATGGGGCCCAGGCAAGTgacattccccccccacacacacactggctcCTCCCGCCCCCATGGGCGcacctgccttcccctccccctggctccccccagctccgggctcccgtctcccagccccctccctctcccctcagccccactctgccccctccccatctcctcccagctccgggctccgtctcccagccccctcctctctcccctcagccccctctgccccctccccatctcctcccagcgcctcctctCCCCCTGGATCCCCTCAAGCCACCTCCCCTGGctcccccaaaccccctccaccCTTTTTCCCTCCCAGGCCCTACTAAGACAGCTGCACGAGGGGACATTTACTTTTCAAACCTGGTGAGGACGTCGGCCACCAGCGTGGCCCTGCCCACAGGCCGCTCGTGGTGCCGACTCTGCTCGTAGAGCGCAAAGACGTTGGGGCTCTGAGACAAGCCCAGCCGAGCCACCAGCTCCCGGGCCACCTGGGGCGAGACAAAGGCAACCAAGGGGTGACTGCACGCCCCGGGCCACGGCGCTCAGGGCTGCAAAGGgacacagacaggtcacagcggGAAATCCCAGACGCTCCCCCAGTGGCTCCCACCCGCCTTCCACACGCCCCGGGGCACCAGGGCCGGGGTCTGCACAGGAGTCCCCAGCCTGCTTTccgcagccctgagcccaacTGCTCCCCACACAGGGCCTGGTGTTCCGAGGTCACCCGCTCCCTCCACTCTGCAGAAACCTGCCCCCTCACCGCTCAACCCTGGTGCCCCAGCCTGGGCACTGTggttccagccagccccacatcggGAGCCTCCCCTCCATGCTGGGCCCCCCCAcgcccagacacctgccccactccctgctcacCTCCTCGGCCGTGGTGTGGGAGCTGATGGCCACGGTGCAGGCGGAGGTGCCAGGGCAGTGCACGGTGCAGAGCATGTCCTGCCGCTGGATCAGCACCACAATCTCATCCAGCGAGGGGACGCACTCCCGCACCTGAGTCTTGTCCAGAGCCGCCGCGATGAAGCGCCCGTACTCCGCCATCTCCGAGCCGGGGAACTCACTCTCCGTCCTGTGGGAGAAGACACGGGGGCATCAGGGAATGAGCAGCACCAAGCACGCTGCCCAGAACCCAGCCTCTGGGGCCCGGCCGCCATCACTCCCGACCCCCAGAGCCTTGCCACAGGGGATGTAACACGGGCGGCCTGGAGCCAGAACCTTGCCCCTTGCGCCGCACCAAGGGCATCTGGCATGCAGCCCTCGCGGCCACTCCATCCCCAGCAGCTCCCTCGGGGGCTGCAGGACCAGGGTGCCCCTCACCCCCcggcctggctgggagcccacAGGCTATTTCAGCAGCCAGATTTGCTCTCTGCTGATGGGAGTCAGGTTTCCTGCACCAGAGCTGGGAAGGCAGACATGGCACCTAGCACCGTTAGCCCACGgcactcactgccacaagatcaCTGAGCCCGAGGGCTCAGAAGATCCTACAGGGGCTCAGACACAGatgtagggaggagggggcacaTACCCCCCTGCTCCAGGCCTTGTTCTCTGCAGAGCAAGGCCCTTCACCCCTCCAGTACACGGCCCGGAGACACATGCAgtgcctcacccccaccccccaaggccCAGCATGCACCCCCCCACCAGCAGCACTCTCCCCTGGGGTGCAcgccccacacccctgcactTGCCTGCCCAGGTGGAAGCGCAGGTAGCGCAGGACAGGCGGGGAGGGCAGGAAGGTGCAGCTCATGCAGGTGAGCAGCTGCCAGTAGCGCAGGTTGCCCAGCCCGCCGGGCACCGGCGGCTCCGTGGTCTGCTTGACCAGCTGGCAGTAGATCTCGTCAACCAGCGGCTGCAGAtccaggcatgtctgcaggacgCCCTGGATCAGGGGCACCGGGTCTCGCTCcgactccagctgctgcagggagttgAAGAGCTTCACGGCCTCGTCACGCAGGGTCATGTAGccgcgggggctgggggctggaggcgGACAGCTCGGTTAACGGG is part of the Mauremys reevesii isolate NIE-2019 linkage group 27, ASM1616193v1, whole genome shotgun sequence genome and encodes:
- the PLEKHH3 gene encoding pleckstrin homology domain-containing family H member 3 isoform X2, whose protein sequence is MPFPGGLWWLVCCRQGFTLLRRDYGEPDKEPDGEAEEESSFELRSKGAQGPLQLSLTQPVRTSSGSERSLPVSEEMRSLITEKGPGPVEEEPDAIVKGWLQREARGGVKGPWIRPRKYWFVLTQDSLDYYSSSEVGARRLGTLVLTSLCSVLWPDKQTYKETGYWSVTVFGRKHCYRLYTEHLNEAVHWVCAVQKVIHSKAPVQTPTQLLMHDIEENCGSPEILEQIYRCNPVLRYTSSPLYAPLLPFPYGSSDQSAPSPRGYMTLRDEAVKLFNSLQQLESERDPVPLIQGVLQTCLDLQPLVDEIYCQLVKQTTEPPVPGGLGNLRYWQLLTCMSCTFLPSPPVLRYLRFHLGRTESEFPGSEMAEYGRFIAAALDKTQVRECVPSLDEIVVLIQRQDMLCTVHCPGTSACTVAISSHTTAEEVARELVARLGLSQSPNVFALYEQSRHHERPVGRATLVADVLTSLAGEERTQDSTWRLCFKHYGFLDTENVPRDSVEFALLFEQAHEMVIRGYVPTSEDTLQSLAALRLQSLNSDFSTHAPVPRPEELFPVHALHSRLRASCQGLPRCPGARLRAGLLAGALPWGHSLAKQQAEQDQKLQGRLREEGASVMAAIVDKWKLLQGMGRAEAMAAYLALVREWPGFGSTLFDVDFHTSLEGSCPQRLWLGVGAKAVSLYKPGEAEPFDSFCYSRISSFGVSDSSTFHLSVGDRDLLFECPRVDEIAQLLHTYLTSLGTRQTPLREELADTCHPGDSLDSGLPPPQQRLCPASAPWGGQPSAGSFPI
- the PLEKHH3 gene encoding pleckstrin homology domain-containing family H member 3 isoform X1 — its product is MPFPGGLWWLVCCRQGFTLLRRDYGEPDKEPDGEAEEESSFELRSKGAQGPLQLSLTQPVRTSSGSERSLPVSEEMRSLITEKGPGPVEEEPDAIVKGWLQREARGGVKGPWIRPRKYWFVLTQDSLDYYSSSEVGARRLGTLVLTSLCSVLWPDKQTYKETGYWSVTVFGRKHCYRLYTEHLNEAVHWVCAVQKVIHSKAPVQTPTQLLMHDIEENCGSPEILEQIYRCNPVLRYTSSPLYAPLLPFPYGSSDQSAPSPRGYMTLRDEAVKLFNSLQQLESERDPVPLIQGVLQTCLDLQPLVDEIYCQLVKQTTEPPVPGGLGNLRYWQLLTCMSCTFLPSPPVLRYLRFHLGRTESEFPGSEMAEYGRFIAAALDKTQVRECVPSLDEIVVLIQRQDMLCTVHCPGTSACTVAISSHTTAEEVARELVARLGLSQSPNVFALYEQSRHHERPVGRATLVADVLTRFENLAGEERTQDSTWRLCFKHYGFLDTENVPRDSVEFALLFEQAHEMVIRGYVPTSEDTLQSLAALRLQSLNSDFSTHAPVPRPEELFPVHALHSRLRASCQGLPRCPGARLRAGLLAGALPWGHSLAKQQAEQDQKLQGRLREEGASVMAAIVDKWKLLQGMGRAEAMAAYLALVREWPGFGSTLFDVDFHTSLEGSCPQRLWLGVGAKAVSLYKPGEAEPFDSFCYSRISSFGVSDSSTFHLSVGDRDLLFECPRVDEIAQLLHTYLTSLGTRQTPLREELADTCHPGDSLDSGLPPPQQRLCPASAPWGGQPSAGSFPI